The Nostoc cf. commune SO-36 genomic sequence GTCACTAAAACTCGCACAGCTACAGATTGCACTCGCCCAGCAGATAATCCCCAGGCGATTTTTTTCCATAGCAAGGGAGACAGGGTATAGCCTACCAATCGATCTAAAATCCGCCGGGTTTCTTGGGCGCGAACCAACTGCTCATCAATTTGACGGCAGTCTTTCAGAGCTTTTTTGATCGCCTCTTGGGTAATTTCGTGAAACACCATCCGCTTAGTCGGAACTTTCGGCTTCAGCAGTTGGTATAAATGCCAACTAATGCTTTCACCTTCCCGGTCTTCGTCCGTTGCCAGAATCAGTTCATCTACATCTTTTAGGGCTTCTTTAAGCTGGGTGACAATTTTCTTTTTGTCTTTCGGGACAACATATACCGGTTCAAAGTCGGCGTCCACATTTACCCCTAGCTGCGCCCATGTTTCCCCCTTGACGGCAGCAGGAATTTCACTAGCCGACTGGGGTAAGTCACGCACATGACCCATAGACGCTTCCACCCGATAGCCTGCTGGCAGGTAGTTGCGAATGGTACGAGCTTTGGTTGGAGATTCGACGATGACGAGAGTTGACATGGAAATTTCAATAAAAAGAAGAGCTACTAAGCTAAACAGTCAAATTGAGGTAATTTTTGCAAATTGTCAAGATAAAAGGTCGCGCTTAGGGCGGTGATTTAATCCTCACATAAACTGTCTGCTTGGGATAAAATTCGCTGAACTTATGGCCTAGTCTATCCCAGAGGTTAGAGGAAGGAAACGCTGGGTGTGAATTTCCAGCTATTTCAATCTTTAACTTATCTAACGCATAATTGGCGACTACAGTTTTCAAAATATCATTGAGCATGGGGCATGGGGCATAGGGCATTAGGGCATGGGAGATGAGGAAGTAGGGGAAAGAAGGGAAGAATAACTATTTATTAATTGACCAATGCCCAATCCCCACTTTCTAAGAGCTTGTGCCAAGATTAAACCAAACTTGAGAGCAAAAGCGAAGTTGGGTTTGCACCCATGTCAGGAAAGCAAAATTATGAAACCAATCCGTCAAGGTGATGTAATTTTACTGCCTGTGCAGCAAATTGAAGGACAAAAAATACCTCACTTAACTTTGGCAGAAGGCGAATTTACGGGGCATAAGCATCGCATTACAGAGGGAGACGCAGAATTATACGATAAAGATAGCACACTCTACTTGCGTGTCTTTTCAGAGTCGGCATTGCTTGCCCATGAGGAGCATAAAGCTATTTCTATTCCCCAAGGTGACTCGATGGTGAAAATTCAGCGAGAATACGAGCCTGAAGGTTGGCGTTATGTCGCTGATTGAAAAGTTAACGCCTGAGCAAGAGGCTTTGATTCCAGTTTATCGGGAAAAGTGGAGAGCGATCGCGCTTTCGACTGAGCGAATTGATCGTGAAAAAGCGGCGGAAGCGGTAAAAGCTGGGTATATAGCGATTCGTAAACAAGAGCCTGAAATTATATTTTGTGATAGTCCGTATGCTGGTCTAGAAATTGTTATTCACAAGCAACTAAAACACCTATTGAACAGCGAATTTTATAACCAACTTTTGTACAAATTTACAAATGAATTAGGTAGCCAAGTTGAATGGCAGCTAAATAACCAACTCCAGCTGCAACTACTTGCCGTGCTACCATATTTAACTATACTAGAAGACATATTGAGAGATGAATTAAAAACTCAACTTCAACTCATAACAAATCTTCCTAGTCTTTGGTTTAAAACTCATTTATATTCAAGCGTGTGCAGTTGGGTAGATTTTTATATTTCGGTCTTAAATTGCTCTTACAACCAAATAAAATGGCAAGCTTTGCAGTCGCTATTAGGGTATTGTAGCTGGATTTTGCCTTATGAAAAAATTTGTATAGTATGCGATCGCCCCCTTCACCTGCGCTTTGACAATGAAAACCGCCTCCACGCTGAAGGCGAACCTGCCATTGAATTTATTGATGGATATAGCCTCTACTCCTACCACGGTGTAACCTTACCTGAAAAATACGGTAAAATTCACCCGCAACAATGGCAATCTCAATGGCTTTTGACAGAGGAAAACGCCGAACTACGCCGAGTGTTAATTCAGGGTATTGGTTACGCCCGAATTTGCCAAGAACTACAAGCTATTGAATTAGATATTTAGCAAGAATATACTCTATTAAAAATTGATGCTGATGTTGATGAAGAATCAATTCATTTATTAAAAATGACTTGCCCTAGCACAAGCTTTATTCACGCCTTGCGAGTTCTACCGAATATGAACTCAGCGCGTGAAGCAATTCGCTGGGTAAATTGGGGTGTAGATCCAGAAGAATTTGGTTTGCAAACATAATTGCTAAATGATGGAATATTTTGGTAATTATTTTTTAAGTATCTTAATACACTATGAAATGCGTAATATAGCCTAAATAACTACTGCATCGCCCCAAATTGAAAACTAATTTGCTGAAAAATTAAGATTTATTTAAATAAAACAGCAGGCATATTGTGAAAGCCAAGAGCTACACCCTAACCAGTTAAAAGGTTTGAGCGATGCCTACGCCCATGCACTCCAGATAAAACCCTTACAACTCTTCACTTCTTTAGGTCTACAAGTTTTGAGACAATCAGAAACGATTTAATAATAATCAAGCACCTATAGTCCACTTTTATCGGACTCCGTGTTATTTCTGTTGAAAAGGGAGAACACAAACATGAAATTGGCTTACTGGATGTATGCTGGCCCAGCCCACATCGGCACTCTGCGAATCGCTAGCTCTTTTAAAAATGTTCATGCGATTATGCATGCCCCCATTGGCGATGACTACTTTAACGTCATGCGCTCCATGCTATCGCGGGAGAGAGATTTTACTCCGGTAACAACCAGTGTCGTCGATCGCAACGTTTTGGCACGCGGCTCCCAAGAGAAGGTAGTAGATAACATCGTCCGCAAGGATGCCGAGGAACATCCAGATTTGATTGTGTTAACTCCCACCTGCACCTCCAGCATTTTGCAAGAGGATTTGCACAACTTTGTCGAACGGGCGCAGTTGGAAGCGAAAGGAGATGTAATGCTGGCGGATGTGAACCACTACCGCTACAACGAACTGCAAGCAGCCGATCGCACTTTGGATCAAATCGTCCAATATTACATTGAAAAAGCCCGGAAGCGGGGCGAATTGGCACAGGGCAAAACAGCAAAGCCCTCAGTGAACATTATCGGTACTACCACCCTCGGTTTCCACAATAATCACGACTGCACCGAACTGAAACGGCTGATGGCTGACTTGGGAATTGAGGTAAATACCTTAATTCCCGAAGGTGCTTCGGTGAATGACTTGAAGAAGATGCCCAAAGCCTGGTTTAACCTAGTGCCTTACCGCGAACTCGGTTTGACTACAGCTCGTTACCTGGAAGAATCAATTTGGCACACCTTATATAGACATTACTCCAATGGGTGTAGTGGAAACTGCCCGTTGTTATTCGCAAGATTCAGCAGGTAATTAATGCATCAAGGTGCAGAAGTTGACTACGAAAACTTCATCAATGAGCAAACCCTGTATGTATCTCAAGCTGCTTGGTTCTCCCGTTCGATTGACTGTCAAAACTTGACTGGCAAAAAAGCTGTGGTATTTGGTGACAACACCCACGCCGCCGCCATTACCAAGATTCTGGCGCGAGAAATGGGGATTCATGTTGTTTGGGCTGGAACCTACTGCAAATATGATGCAGACTGGTTCCGTGAACAGGTGAGCGAGTATTGCGATGAAGTGCTAATTTCCGAAGATCATGGTGAAATTGGGGATGCGATCGCTCGTGTCGAACCCTCTGCCATTTTCGGAACCCAAATGGAACGCCACGTTGGTAAACGTTTGGATATTCCCTGCGGCGTAATTGCTGCACCAATCCACGTGCAAAACTTCCCCATTGGTTACAAACCATTTATGGGTTACGAAGGCACGAATCAGATTACAGATTTGATCTACAATTCCTTCACTTTGGGAATGGAAGATCACCTATTAGAAATCTTCGGTGGTCATGATACTAAAGAAGTTATTACGAGGGGAATTTCTGCTGATTCTGATTTGAATTGGACAAAAGATGGTCAAGCAGAATTGAATAAGATTCCTGGATTTGTGCGCGGTAAAGTGAAGCGTAATACTGAAAAATTTGCCCGCGATCGTGGTTTCAAAGAAATCAACGCTGAGGTATTGTACGCCGCCAAGGAAGCAGTCGGGGCTTAGATTAGCGGTTAATCGAGAAGATTGAGGGGTGAGGAGTTATGTATACTCTTTACCCCATTTTTTGCTTTAGTGATAAAAATTAAATTATCAGATATTATGGATTTAATATTAATTTTTATATGTTTTTTCAATAACTATTTAAAATAACCAAATTAAATATAATGAAAATACCATCAGGTTTAGTAATTCAAGATGAAAAAATCACTAAATACTTACTTGTTTATCAACCTAAAAGTGATAAATCAAAATATCTAGCTTTAGCAGGATATAATCTTGAGAACTGGGAACTTCTTAAGAACGATATAATGAATGCTGTAGAAGGTTCTGAAATTGCAAAAGTTACCCCTAGTGATTGGGGGACTCAGTTTGAAGTGAAAAGTGAGTGGACTGGGCCGAATGGTCAATTAATTAAGGTAATTACTATCTGGCAACAAGATGAAGAAACAGAATTTGTTAGATTTATAACACTATATCCTGATAAATCACAGGAGACTTAAACGATGACAGCAGCTAGTTTATTTCAGTGGGTAGAACTGAAGCACAATGTTCCTAATAGTCCTGTAAAAGCTGGCGATAGAGGGGTTGTGTTGGATCATCTGCGTCCTACTAAAACTCAGCAAGAGCCAGGATATATTTTAGAAATATTTAAAGACAGTGAAACTCTAGATGTTGTTTCTGTGCCTATTTCCTGGGTCAATCCTCTACCTGAAACCTGGGGAAGTATTGAACATGATACAAAACAGACAGTTTAAAGCAGAAAAAATCAAACTCATGCCTGACTATGGATGCTATCCTCTATGGTGGGTGAGTTCTGATAAAATTGGCAACATTGACCCAGAGACATTGCCATTAAGTCAAAAAACAATCAAACGTCTGAAAAATGGGAAGAAATTTACAATGCAACATTAAATTGGCAAGATCCTGCTAATTCACCAGATTTGAGTGCAGAGGCTGAAGCGGCTTTTGAAGAAGAAGGAATCAGCCTATGGAAGCAACTGCAAACAGAACTTGCACCTAATTATCAAGTTGTTTATTTCAGTGAGCTATTAGGCAAAGTTTTAACTCATCCTAGTGAATTAGAAGTTTTACCTGCTATTAAACAATGATTCCAACTAACAGAATATAAATCTAGTGCAGCATTAAGAAATTTAATTGCGATCGCGGTTTCAAAGAAATTAATGCTGAGGTATTGTACGCCGCGAAGGAAGCTGTCGGGTCTTAGATTAGCGGGTTAGCTTATATTGCTTTATAAACAGTGAGGAGTAAAAAATACTCCTCACTGTTTATAAAGCATTATTTTAATTCACAAATAATTTTACATATACTTAATAGACGAAATATGTATAATAAAAGTTGATACCTTATACCTTATTTCTACATTTATGAAGTTTATTCAAGTTGGTGATCGGCTTATTAACTTAAGTGCCATAGCAATTATTGAGCTTTCTGAAGATAAGATTACTATGCTATTAACAAATTCTACTCAAGAGCGTCTTGAGTTTTCTGGGCAAATAGCCCAAGATATCAAAGATTACTTTAATAATCAAAAATTAGTGGATATAGTACCACCACCACCAAGACCACCTCTAGAAGCAGTATAAAAATTGGTATTATGACTAAATTATCTACATTGATACAGAAACAACACTTTAATCAACAATTGTAAAGATAATCCTCTGGATTGCTGAGGTCATCCACATAGCCGTAATCCATAGATGTATCATAAGCTTCTTCAGGAAAATAGCCTTGGTTATAAGAATTATCAATTTTCTCAGTATTAAAAACATTTCTTTCTGATAAATATTTATTATCAGGTTTAGATTTATCAGAATGTTGTTTAAATTCTTGATTAGGAACAGAATTCAAATTTTCTAATATAGCTTTTGCTAAATTTCTGTTATAGTTTTTTGGATCTCTATTAGCAATTTCCTGAATTATTGTAAATGCATATTTAGGTAGGTTAATTAGAGAAAGAGCCTTTAAAGCGTATTGCCTAACCTGTGGTGCAGGGTAAGTTAGATTATCTAATAAAAGACGAATAGCTAAAGCGGGAATATTTTTGTAACTATTGGCAAGTTTGTGTATAGCGGAAGCAGCTAATCTTTTTTCGTCATAGGAGCTTTTTTTAGATAGATATGGAATAAGATAAGAAATTGCTTCTTCTCGATTTGATTCACCTAACTCAAATGGAGTCCATTTAGCCAGTTTATCAGGTTGGTTATTTTCACAAAAAAGTTTTGCAGATGTTTGAAAATCTTTGATAGCTTCTTCCTTCTTTTTTAATTGATAGTAACTCTTTCCTCGACTGTAGTATGCTGCAACTAAGTTAGGATTAATCTGTAATGCTTGGTTAAATTCTTTAATTGCTTCTTGATACTCTCCAAAGTGTAAACTAACTCTTCCACGCTGATAATGTTGAGTAGCGTTATTAGATTGTAGAGGTAAAACTGTACTATCTACTCCTAAGAAATATTGACGTATCTTTTCTAGCTGACGTTTAGCATTTAAATATTTAGGAGTTATATAGAGCGCCTGTTTTAAGTCTTCAACTGCACCATCATAATTGCCTATTTCAGCTTTAGTTATTCCTCTATAGTAATAAGTATGGGCATTATTAGGATTAAGACTTAATGCTTCATTCCAAGCCATAATTGCCCCTTGCTGATCTCCTCGCTGACGACAGTCAACCCCTAAGTTAAAGTAATTAATAAATGTTTTAATAGCAGTATTTTGCTGACACGGACTCTTTTTTTTTGGAAATTTATCAACCTCTTTTTTATCAACTGAATTTATTGATTCCTCACATTCATCTTCATCTATAAAGTCAAGTCCATCAGAATCATAAGAATCATAATATGAATTATCTATAAGCTCTGATAAATCATCACCATGACCGCCACTCAGATAATGAGAACTAATTCCATTAATTCTGCCTTGCATTGCAACACCCTCTAAACTCATACTTCAATCGTATGTTTTAGATCGACGAGTCACCTCAGAAAATCTTCGGTTAACACTACAATAAATAAGTTAGTCCATCTCGATGTATCTACGAGAGTAAGAGTGCTGGTGCTATTGAGTTTGTCACAGCACTTATCAAATGATTGCAGCAGCAATAACGTTATTCTAAATTCTTTAGTTAGACTTAAAGCATAACCCCTATTTTTCAGAATAGACTTTTTTATCAGTTTTGAATTAAGTATGACTTGACAGATGATTTTAGTTACTTTTATTACATTGCTGAAAGAACGCTTACGCCTCCAACCAGTCAAGCTATTATGTACTGTAAAGCCTACAGCATTAGGAAATTTCCCACCATGTCCAAGCAGACAAACTTGACTGATGCTCGTAACAACCTAGCCGAACTCTGCGATCAAGTAGTTGCAGATAGAGAAGTGGTAATTATCACTCGACAATAAGGGGAAAACGTCGCCCTAATTGCTGTTGATGAACTAAATAGTTTACTAGAAACATCTCATTTACTTCGTTCACCTAAAAATGCAGTCCGTCTGTTAACTGCTTTGGAAAGAGCAAAAGCTAGAACTTTAAAACCTCAAAATATTAACGAATTACGTCAGGAGTTGGGATTTGACGAAGAAGAAGAAGGATAAAACCTAACCCCAAGAAAATAAACTTCGAGATGCTGTATTTCATCCAGAATTTCGGGAAGACCTTGCATATTGGGTAGAAAAAAACCGCAAAACTGCGCTTCGCGCTTTTAACTTGGTTGAAGCGATTATGCGATATCCTTTTACAGGTATTGGCAAACCTGAACCATTGAAATATTTAGATTCAGATGCTTGGTCGCGCCGACTTACTCAAGAACATCGAATTGTTTATTTAGTAAGTGATGACCGAATTGATTTTCTTCAAGCTCGATATCACTACTGAAATAGCACATAGCTAAAGGGAACTATGCGTCTACGATTCTTGACAAAGCTTATCTTGCAAGATGTTACCCTATAGCGATCGCTGCTGCAACCCCTGGAGCGATCGCATTCCTTAACGCAGAAATTTACTGATAAATAAAAATTAAAACTGAACAAATATCACAATACAAAATTATTACTTTGGGGATCTAATAGGCAGAATAACCCACTAGATTTTTAACCGATGTGTCTAGTGTAACGAAGTAAAAAAAGCATCATAAAAGCCTCGCAATCTCTCTTATAGAAAAAAAGCAGATGCATGTTAATGTTTTAATCTCATTGACTTTCCCTTTGGGCTTTTCCCTATGCATCTGCACTATTTACACCCCCAACACCTTGAAGAATTAGTCAAGAGTAGTGGTATAGACTTACACTTAGTGCATCTTAATTTTAGGTCGCTCCAAGGCGTAACAGCTTATGAGTACCTATTGATTTCTGAGCTACTTCCCCGCACCAATACTGGAATGGTGAAGGCTGGATGGTTACAGCGTTATGCTCATATCACTGAAGGTGGTTGGTGGTGTTCGGGACTAGACCCTCTGAGTAATTGGCAAATGATGGAATGGGGATGCTTTAAGCCAAACCAACCCCGACAAAATCACAATGGCAAGTCTATCAAGTACGAGCATCCCCCCAGCACGCCAACGCGAGTATTTTGTTTGCGGGTAACGCTGCAAGTTTGGCAGCAAGTCGCTGGGCGTTACAATCTGGTGATGCCTGACAATATCAGCATTACTCCTGATGGCGAGGCTGGAGGCTTTTGGCAGTGGGTGATGCAACACAACATTCCCCTCGTCATCTGTGAAGGTGTAAAGAAAGCAGCTACCTTGTTGACGCAAGGATATGTAGCTATTGCCATTCCCGGAATTACCAGTGGTTATCGAGTTGTTAAAGATGAATTTGGCAAAGTTACCCGTCGTCAGCTAATTCCTGATTTAGGAGCGTTTGCAGTTACAAAACGCAGCTTTTACATTTGCTTTGATTTTGAAACTCAACCCAAGACAATCGCTGCTGTTAACAATGCTATTTCTCAACTTGGTTGTTTATTCCAGCAAAAAAACTGCCCTGTTAAAGTTATCGAACTTCCAGGAATAGAAAAAGGGGTTGATGAATTTATTATTGCTAAAGGTGCAAGTAGTTTTGAGAAAGTTTATCGTCAAAGTGTTGATTTAGAAATTTATCTTGCTCAAACCAAACCCCACACCGAATTAAGCATTCCTGCTGCACTCACCTTTAACCGTCCTTATATAGGTGAGATACCTTTTCCCACTTCTGGATTAGTAGGAGTAAAATCAGCGAAAGGAACGGGAAAAACTACGGCACTACAAAGCGTTGTTCAGCAAGCAAAAAGTAGAAGCCAACCTGTTTTATTAATTACTCACAGAATCCTGCTTGGACGATTTTTGTGTGAAAAAATTGGTATTCAATGGGGAACGCATAAAGAAGATGCAGAGAAAAAGATTAATAAAGCACTTACCCCCGCTCCTCCCATCCTGCGCTCTCTATTCCCTCAGCAATCTCTCGGTTTGTGCGTTGATTCAATTTGGAAACTTAACCCAGAACATTGGCGGGGAGCAATAGTAATTCTAGATGAAGTGGAGCAATCTTTATGGCATCTTTTAAATAGTAATACTTGTAAGCACAAACGTGTAAAAATATTAAAGTTATTCCAGCAATTAATTGCTACAGTTTTAACAAGTGGGGGGTTAGTAATTGCTCAAGATGCTGATTTATCAGATGTTTCACTGGAATATTTACAAGGATTAGCAGGAATTAAATTAACGCCTTGGGTAGTTCTCAATCAGTGGAAACCTCAGCATGGTTGGGATGTAACTTTTTATGATTCACCGAACCCAACACCGCTAATTCACCAACTGGAATTAGATTTACTTGCTGGACGTAAATGTTATGTTACTACCGATAGTCGCGCTGGGCGTTACAGTTGTGAAACAATTGAACGTTATTTGAAAGAGCGGTTACAAAAATTACGGCGGCAA encodes the following:
- a CDS encoding DUF4926 domain-containing protein: MTAASLFQWVELKHNVPNSPVKAGDRGVVLDHLRPTKTQQEPGYILEIFKDSETLDVVSVPISWVNPLPETWGSIEHDTKQTV
- a CDS encoding plasmid replication protein, CyRepA1 family; the protein is MHLHYLHPQHLEELVKSSGIDLHLVHLNFRSLQGVTAYEYLLISELLPRTNTGMVKAGWLQRYAHITEGGWWCSGLDPLSNWQMMEWGCFKPNQPRQNHNGKSIKYEHPPSTPTRVFCLRVTLQVWQQVAGRYNLVMPDNISITPDGEAGGFWQWVMQHNIPLVICEGVKKAATLLTQGYVAIAIPGITSGYRVVKDEFGKVTRRQLIPDLGAFAVTKRSFYICFDFETQPKTIAAVNNAISQLGCLFQQKNCPVKVIELPGIEKGVDEFIIAKGASSFEKVYRQSVDLEIYLAQTKPHTELSIPAALTFNRPYIGEIPFPTSGLVGVKSAKGTGKTTALQSVVQQAKSRSQPVLLITHRILLGRFLCEKIGIQWGTHKEDAEKKINKALTPAPPILRSLFPQQSLGLCVDSIWKLNPEHWRGAIVILDEVEQSLWHLLNSNTCKHKRVKILKLFQQLIATVLTSGGLVIAQDADLSDVSLEYLQGLAGIKLTPWVVLNQWKPQHGWDVTFYDSPNPTPLIHQLELDLLAGRKCYVTTDSRAGRYSCETIERYLKERLQKLRRQFPKTLVVSSHTTNTPGHAAVDFIAAINQKISEYDGVFVTPSLGTGISIDVQHFDRVYGIFQGVIPDSEARQALARVRDDVPRVVWCAKRGIGLIGSGSTNYRLLSDWYQENQKENLALLSPLHKIDVDLPLVYDPIHLRTWAKLSARVNASIRLYRQSMQDGLIADGHQIQMRSNAVHNNIIRDLRLAFLATDADDLATRKRLVLEIVKVQKDWAQSRQKAKEIKRKIKEIKQQNQLSVASAVANAKDIDYVEYEQLLVKHSLTDGERNQINKYVLRQRYGVEVTPWLKLQDDQGYYSQLLIHYYLTHESEYFHVRDEQEWHQQLSWGEGKVFLPDLKTYTLKVEAMRALGMLQFLENKRNFVENDPDLILLKNVAFQHSKHIKRALGINLVGEKEQVSAIKILSRLLNLLGLKLKRVNEVYQIDLETLYDGREKIFAVWHQRDELMLAHVKSVGYELPDYSSDWKLETMQTKSEKANQMVSMPNLPLSKI
- a CDS encoding type II toxin-antitoxin system Phd/YefM family antitoxin, whose amino-acid sequence is MSKQTNLTDARNNLAELCDQVVADREVVIITRQ
- a CDS encoding DUF6883 domain-containing protein, whose amino-acid sequence is MKIPSGLVIQDEKITKYLLVYQPKSDKSKYLALAGYNLENWELLKNDIMNAVEGSEIAKVTPSDWGTQFEVKSEWTGPNGQLIKVITIWQQDEETEFVRFITLYPDKSQET
- a CDS encoding tetratricopeptide repeat protein — translated: MSLEGVAMQGRINGISSHYLSGGHGDDLSELIDNSYYDSYDSDGLDFIDEDECEESINSVDKKEVDKFPKKKSPCQQNTAIKTFINYFNLGVDCRQRGDQQGAIMAWNEALSLNPNNAHTYYYRGITKAEIGNYDGAVEDLKQALYITPKYLNAKRQLEKIRQYFLGVDSTVLPLQSNNATQHYQRGRVSLHFGEYQEAIKEFNQALQINPNLVAAYYSRGKSYYQLKKKEEAIKDFQTSAKLFCENNQPDKLAKWTPFELGESNREEAISYLIPYLSKKSSYDEKRLAASAIHKLANSYKNIPALAIRLLLDNLTYPAPQVRQYALKALSLINLPKYAFTIIQEIANRDPKNYNRNLAKAILENLNSVPNQEFKQHSDKSKPDNKYLSERNVFNTEKIDNSYNQGYFPEEAYDTSMDYGYVDDLSNPEDYLYNC